The Pectobacterium parmentieri genome segment CTCCCTGCTAACCCGCTGGATTTATTTGAACGCTGGCTGAAACAGGCGTGTGAGGCGAAACTGGCCGATCCTACTGCGATGTCTGTCGCGACCGTTGATGAACACGGGCAACCCTATCAGCGTATCGTTTTGCTTAAACACTATGATGAGAAAGGCATGGTGTTTTACACCAACATGGGCAGCCGCAAAGCGCATCATTTGGAAAACAACCCACGTATCAGCCTGCTGTTCCCTTGGCATATGCTGGAACGGCAGGTGATGGTGTTGGGGCGCGTAGAGAAATTGCCGACGCTTGAGGTGTTGAAATATTTCCATAGCCGTCCGAAAGACAGCCAGATTGGTGCGTGGGTATCAAAACAGTCGAGCCGGATTTCGGCGCGCGGCGTGTTGGAAAGCAAATTTTTGGAATTGAAGCAAAAGTTCCAAAGTGGTGACGTCCCTTTACCGAGTTTTTGGGGGGGCTTCCGCGTCGTCATCGATTCTGTCGAATTCTGGCAGGGCGGTGAACACCGCTTGCATGACCGATTTTTCTACCAGCGACAGGGAGAGAGCTGGCAGATTGATCGTTTAGCGCCTTAATCACGAAATATCCGTGTTAAACGCTGGCGCTCCTACCATCGGCACTTTATTCTATGAAGTTTCGCGTTAGCTGGATATTGCCCGGTGATATGGCGTGCGTGGTCTGTTGCGTAAGGCAATGCAGCAGCGAAATTATCATGCGGTAGCAGACAGGTATGCTGCGCATTTCTCACGGCTCTGTGCGTAAACCCAAAGGGAGCGTAATGGCCTGTTTTTATAAAAATGGAGTTATCGATGGCGAGTAGTAACCTGATTAAACAATTGCAAGAGCGGGGCTTGATTGCCCAGGTGACGGATGAGGAAGCGTTAGCAGAGCGGCTGGCGCAAGGGCCAATTGCACTGTATTGCGGTTTTGATCCTACCGCTGACAGCTTGCATTTGGGGCATCTGGTGCCACTGCTCTGCCTGAAGCGTTTCCAACTGGCGGGTCATCAACCGGTAGCACTGGTCGGTGGGGCGACGGGGTTGATCGGCGACCCAAGTTTTAAAGCCACTGAGCGTAAGCTGAACACGGCTGACACCGTGGGTGAGTGGGTAGAAAAAATCCGCCGTCAGGTTTCTCCCTTCCTGGATTTTGACTGCGGTAAAAACAGCGCGATTGCGGCGAATAACTACGATTGGTTCGGCAGTATGAACGTGCTGGATTTTTTACGTGATATCGGTAAGCATTTTTCTGTTAATCAGATGATTAGCAAAGAAGCCGTCAAACAGCGTTTAAACCGTGATGACGTCGGTATTTCGTTCACCGAATTTTCTTACAACCTGTTGCAGGGATACGACTTTGCCTCGCTGAACAAGCAGCATGATGTCGAACTGCAAATCGGTGGTTCTGACCAGTGGGGCAACATCACGTCTGGTATCGATTTGACGCGCCGTATGAATCAGAAGCAGGTTTACGGT includes the following:
- the tyrS gene encoding tyrosine--tRNA ligase, with the protein product MASSNLIKQLQERGLIAQVTDEEALAERLAQGPIALYCGFDPTADSLHLGHLVPLLCLKRFQLAGHQPVALVGGATGLIGDPSFKATERKLNTADTVGEWVEKIRRQVSPFLDFDCGKNSAIAANNYDWFGSMNVLDFLRDIGKHFSVNQMISKEAVKQRLNRDDVGISFTEFSYNLLQGYDFASLNKQHDVELQIGGSDQWGNITSGIDLTRRMNQKQVYGLTVPLITKSDGTKFGKTEGGAIWLDASKTSPYKFYQFWINTADADVYRFLKFFTFMSLEDIDALEEEDKNSGTAPRAQYVLAEEVTRMVHGESGLEAARRITQSLFSGALQDMTQDDFAQLAQDGMPIIELENSADLQQALVSAELVPSRGQARTMIASNAVTINGEKQANPEYTFSAADRLFDRYTLLRRGKKHYCLICWQA
- the pdxH gene encoding pyridoxamine 5'-phosphate oxidase, with the protein product MTQERSPSDATPLLHLNDIADIRREYTRGGLRRGDLPANPLDLFERWLKQACEAKLADPTAMSVATVDEHGQPYQRIVLLKHYDEKGMVFYTNMGSRKAHHLENNPRISLLFPWHMLERQVMVLGRVEKLPTLEVLKYFHSRPKDSQIGAWVSKQSSRISARGVLESKFLELKQKFQSGDVPLPSFWGGFRVVIDSVEFWQGGEHRLHDRFFYQRQGESWQIDRLAP